The window CTTTACTATCTTTCCAAGATCCTTGCTTAAAGTTGGCTCTCCACTTCCAGAAAAAGTTATATAATCTGGTGTTACATCTTTTAAAACAGATTTTAACTCCTCCTCTACCTCTTTAATATCTTTAAAGCTCTCTCTTTTAGTTGAAAGTTTTGGTGTGGCTCCACACTCACAAAAAACACAATTCATATTACAACTTTTTGGTTTTACAAGATCCACTCCCAATGAAACTCCCAATCTTCTTGAGGGTACAGGTCCAAAAACATGTCTATACATAAAATTCCCTCCAATTATCAATTAGTGAATAGATAATAGCTGATAGTTTATATGGATGGTGTCTTACCATTCCTTTAGGATCTATCTCTAAAATATCTCTTTCTATCAGATTAACATTATATTCTTTAATTTTTTCTCTATCTAACTCAACTTTATCACTATTCATACTTTTATATCTTACTAAGATATCTTGTGGAATATCTCTAGGATCCACTATTACACTATCTATTACCCCTTCACCTATATTATCATTGATAGCTTTTATATGATCTGATACTGTGTATCCCTCTGTTTCTCCAGGTTGTTGCATAGCATTACAAATATATATTTTTTTAGCCTTACTCTTTTTCAAACTCTCTTTTATTCCCTTTAATAAAAGATTTGGAATTATACTTGTATATAAACTTCCTATTCCAAAAATAATAAGATCTGCCTCTTCTAAAGCTTTTAAATTTTCCTCTGGTGCTTCAACCTCATCTTTATAGTAGACTCTTTTTATTTTTTCACCTATAACAGGAATATGTGATTCCCCCTCAACAATTTTTCCATTCTCTTTTTCTGCCATCAAAACAACTTTCTCTGTTGTTGCTGGAAGAATCTTCCCTTTTATATTAAAAAGTTTTCTCAATCTATCTACTGCTGTTCTTATATCTCCAGTTAATTCCTTCATAGCAATTATTAGAAGATTCCCCAAAGGGTGTCCTCCTATAAAGCTATCCTCTTTAAATCTATATTGAAATACCTCTTCAGTCAATGGCTCAACATTGCTTAGAGCTACCATTACATTTCTTAAATCTCCTGGTGCTGGCATATCAAACTCTTTTCTTAAAAAACCACTACTTCCACCATCATCTGCAACTGTAACTATCGCTGTTAGATCAATAGGAAGATATTTTAACCCTCTAAGCACTACTGATATACCACTTCCCCCACCAATTACTACTATTTTAGGTTCTTTTTCCATAATTTTCACCTCACAAGCATCTATGTATTTATTATCTCTCGGAACATAAAAAAAAGCAACTTAATAAATTAAGTTGCTTCTCCAATATTGACTTGGGAGTCTAATAATTATGAACTTTGCAATAAAAAAACAGCTTTTAGCTGTTTTATCCTCAAATGGAGGCGACGACCAGATTTGAACTGGTGATGGAGATTTTGCAGACCTCTGCCTTACCGCTTGGCGACGTCGCCATATATTTTTATGGTGCCCAGAGGCGGAATCGAACCACCGACACGGGGATTTTCAGTCCCCTGCTCTACCGACTGAGCTATCTGGGCATCAACAGTCAGTAGAAATTTAATGGCGGGAGCGACGAGGGTCGAACTCGCGACCTCCTGCGTGACAGGCAGGCGCTCTAACCAACTGAGCTACGCCCCCACATTTATGGTGGTCACAACAGGACTTGAACCTGTGACCCCCTGCTTGTAAGGCAGGTGCTCTCCCAACTGAGCTATGCGACCATTTCTTTAACTGTGCTTCATTATAATACCCTATTTTGTATAATAAAGCAATTTAGAATATAAGTATTTATGATGAAATATCTTAATTTATTTTATTATTCTCTTTTTTTCTTAAAATATCTAAAAAATTAAATTTTATAAAAATATTATTTTTATTTAACTAAACTATAATTTTTAATTTTCCTAATATCAGCTAAAATGGAATTTGGAAAAGAATACTAGAGAGAGTTACGAAATCTGACGCTAAAAATTCCGACGTGTTTGAACAAAGTCGAGTTCCAAAAATAGAGGAGCTTTAGTGACTACTATTTTTGAGATGCAGAAGTGGAAGAATGGAGCTTCTGCGATACCCAGAGTCATATGAATCTTACTCTCTCTTTATTCTTTGACATGGAATTTAGCTGATATTTAAAAGAAATAGAGATAACTAAAGTTGACTAATTAATATAAATAACAAAGGTACTTTGTCAAAACCTAGTGATGTGCTAGATAACTAAGCTTAGTTAGATAAATATAAGTTTTATTAAAGTGTAATTGTTATTTTTTCTCTTCCATTGAATATATAAAAGATGCTATATAAGTTGTAATTGGTGCTACAACAACTAAACCTATACTTCCAATAATTATCTTTATAATTTCAGAAACTACTAATTTCATATTTAAAATCTGGAGTATTGTTGTATCTCTCTCTAAAAAAAGTATTAATAGTGTTAAAAATCCTCCTGAATATGCTAACAATAAAGTTGTTGTCATTGTTCCTATTACAGATCTTCCTACATTGAATCCTGACTTTATTAGATCTTTTCTACTAATTTTAGGGTTATGATATTTTAATTCTTGAATAGTAGCT is drawn from Fusobacterium varium and contains these coding sequences:
- a CDS encoding YvcK family protein — encoded protein: MEKEPKIVVIGGGSGISVVLRGLKYLPIDLTAIVTVADDGGSSGFLRKEFDMPAPGDLRNVMVALSNVEPLTEEVFQYRFKEDSFIGGHPLGNLLIIAMKELTGDIRTAVDRLRKLFNIKGKILPATTEKVVLMAEKENGKIVEGESHIPVIGEKIKRVYYKDEVEAPEENLKALEEADLIIFGIGSLYTSIIPNLLLKGIKESLKKSKAKKIYICNAMQQPGETEGYTVSDHIKAINDNIGEGVIDSVIVDPRDIPQDILVRYKSMNSDKVELDREKIKEYNVNLIERDILEIDPKGMVRHHPYKLSAIIYSLIDNWREFYV